The Danio rerio strain Tuebingen ecotype United States chromosome 10, GRCz12tu, whole genome shotgun sequence genome contains a region encoding:
- the tmtops3b gene encoding teleost multiple tissue opsin 3b (The RefSeq protein has 2 substitutions compared to this genomic sequence): MVTVPFLRDSSVNGSLLDSLSPADQTGFSRAGYTVVAVILGIIFVFGFLCNFVVLLVFARFHVLRTPINLILLNIIVSDMLVCLFGTPLSFAASVHGRWLTGVHGCRWYGFANALFGIVSLVSLAVLSYERYSTILCSSKADASDYRKAWLFITGCWLYSLLWTVPPLLGWSSYGPEGPGTTCSVQWNKRSPETRSYVICLFVFCLLLPLLLMVYCYGKILIAIHGVAKINQTAAQRRETHVLVMVVSMVSCYLLCWMPYGVMALLGTFSAGITSPTASVVSSLLAKSSTVLNPIIYVLFNNQFYRCFIALVRSGAEPPVHLTLHTEEGAAQQHCIPMGLYAATSPPESPSLMDTPQMTQNSSLQRGNKTLVLVVHCTP; this comes from the exons ATGGTCACTGTCCCCTTCCTCCGGGACTGCTCGGTGAACGGCAGCCTGTTGGACTCTCTCTCTCCCGCCGATCAGACTGGATTCAGCCGCGCGGGATACACTGTGGTCGCGGTGATTTTGGGAATAATCTTTGTTTTCGGTTTCCTTTGTAACTTTATCGTTCTTTTGGTGTTCGCTCGTTTTCATGTTCTGAGGACCCCGATTAACTTGATACTGTTGAATATCATTGTGAGCGATATGCTGGTTTGTCTGTTCGGTACACCTTTAAGTTTCGCCGCGTCTGTTCACGGCCGGTGGCTGACGGGAGTTCACGGATGCAGGTGGTATGGTTTTGCCAACGCGTTGTTCG GTATCGTTTCACTGGTATCTCTTGCTGTGCTGTCATACGAGCGTTATAGTACCATCCTCTGCTCCTCAAAAGCAGATGCATCTGACTATAGGAAGGCCTGGCTCTTCATCACAGGCTGCTGGCTGTACTCTCTGCTATGGACTGTACCACCGCTCTTAGGCTGGAGCAGCTATGGTCCTGAGGGTCCCGGCACCACCTGTTCAGTCCAGTGGAACAAGCGCTCTCCGGAAACCCGGTCTTACGTCATCTGCCTCTTTGTCTTCTGTCTTCTGCTGCCTCTCCTTCTGATGGTCTACTGCTATGGCAAGATCCTCATTGCCATTCATGGG GTTGCTAAGATCAATCAGACAGCTGCACAGCGGAGGGAAACACACGTGCTGGTGATGGTGGTTTCCATGGTGTCCTGTTACCTGCTCTGCTGGATGCCGTACGGGGTCATGGCATTGCTCGGCACGTTCAGCGCTGGCATTACCAGCCCCACAGCCAGCGTCGTGTCATCCTTACTTGCAAAGAGTAGCACCGTTCTGAACCCCATCATCTATGTATTGTTCAATAATCAG TTTTACAGGTGCTTTATAGCATTAGTAAGAAGCGGAGCAGAACCTCCAGTTCATCTCACCCTTCACACAGAAGAAGGTGCTGCTCAACAACACTGCATCCCTATGGGATTATATGCTGCTACCTCTCCACCTGAGAGCCCAAGTCTGATGGACACCCCCCAAATGACCCAGAATTCTTCGCTGCAAAGAGGTAACAAGACTTTGGTGCTTGTGGTGCACTGTACTCCATAA
- the tmtops3b gene encoding teleost multiple tissue opsin 3b isoform X1: MVTVPFLRDCSVNGSLLDSLSPADQTGFSRAGYTVVAVILGIIFVFGFLCNFIVLLVFARFHVLRTPINLILLNIIVSDMLVCLFGTPLSFAASVHGRWLTGVHGCRWYGFANALFGIVSLVSLAVLSYERYSTILCSSKADASDYRKAWLFITGCWLYSLLWTVPPLLGWSSYGPEGPGTTCSVQWNKRSPETRSYVICLFVFCLLLPLLLMVYCYGKILIAIHGVAKINQTAAQRRETHVLVMVVSMVSCYLLCWMPYGVMALLGTFSAGITSPTASVVSSLLAKSSTVLNPIIYVLFNNQFYRCFIALVRSGAEPPVHLTLHTEEGAAQQHCIPMGLYAATSPPESPSLMDTPQMTQNSSLQRE; encoded by the exons ATGGTCACTGTCCCCTTCCTCCGGGACTGCTCGGTGAACGGCAGCCTGTTGGACTCTCTCTCTCCCGCCGATCAGACTGGATTCAGCCGCGCGGGATACACTGTGGTCGCGGTGATTTTGGGAATAATCTTTGTTTTCGGTTTCCTTTGTAACTTTATCGTTCTTTTGGTGTTCGCTCGTTTTCATGTTCTGAGGACCCCGATTAACTTGATACTGTTGAATATCATTGTGAGCGATATGCTGGTTTGTCTGTTCGGTACACCTTTAAGTTTCGCCGCGTCTGTTCACGGCCGGTGGCTGACGGGAGTTCACGGATGCAGGTGGTATGGTTTTGCCAACGCGTTGTTCG GTATCGTTTCACTGGTATCTCTTGCTGTGCTGTCATACGAGCGTTATAGTACCATCCTCTGCTCCTCAAAAGCAGATGCATCTGACTATAGGAAGGCCTGGCTCTTCATCACAGGCTGCTGGCTGTACTCTCTGCTATGGACTGTACCACCGCTCTTAGGCTGGAGCAGCTATGGTCCTGAGGGTCCCGGCACCACCTGTTCAGTCCAGTGGAACAAGCGCTCTCCGGAAACCCGGTCTTACGTCATCTGCCTCTTTGTCTTCTGTCTTCTGCTGCCTCTCCTTCTGATGGTCTACTGCTATGGCAAGATCCTCATTGCCATTCATGGG GTTGCTAAGATCAATCAGACAGCTGCACAGCGGAGGGAAACACACGTGCTGGTGATGGTGGTTTCCATGGTGTCCTGTTACCTGCTCTGCTGGATGCCGTACGGGGTCATGGCATTGCTCGGCACGTTCAGCGCTGGCATTACCAGCCCCACAGCCAGCGTCGTGTCATCCTTACTTGCAAAGAGTAGCACCGTTCTGAACCCCATCATCTATGTATTGTTCAATAATCAG TTTTACAGGTGCTTTATAGCATTAGTAAGAAGCGGAGCAGAACCTCCAGTTCATCTCACCCTTCACACAGAAGAAGGTGCTGCTCAACAACACTGCATCCCTATGGGATTATATGCTGCTACCTCTCCACCTGAGAGCCCAAGTCTGATGGACACCCCCCAAATGACCCAGAATTCTTCGCTGCAAAGAG AATGA